In a single window of the Acyrthosiphon pisum isolate AL4f chromosome X, pea_aphid_22Mar2018_4r6ur, whole genome shotgun sequence genome:
- the LOC103311883 gene encoding uncharacterized protein LOC103311883 — MSCLRSTESFEFDVQSQIELLSDDATLENKERNSFEMEYYSIRSQIKEIVNVQNSQATTLISNQFVELPHYSNHARLPPISLPTFDGNIQEWESFFDFFKATVHNEDAYPPAQTFSYLRSSLVGAALDVIRAIPMTEANYDIALKRLKQRYENKSMIIQSHIRALLDCPQVESTSAGELQSLHSRVASHTVALEALGQPVVQWDAWLVTIILRKLDHATAQEWQLRRKDTQLPTYKELEEFLASWCVALESTEAFMNKNELKKKSSINHLGKRVTLAAIETKSEKCACCSQTHRIYACKKFKDLPQSERINVVRSARMCFNCLSSYHMAPQCQSKSTCQVCRGKHNTLLHFEKSSQGETSGAVHRGKPHDEDDSVNSEQVGSEAIQAHSYIAARPKHSHIFLSTAEVLVTDSKGCKRKCRAVLDSGSMINFASRSLLNALQLPTRKTELPIRGVGASQIQSVALVNIQVDSRVGKFQARLPFYVLPTVVGDLPSCPTPRDGWDIPQDLISKLADTKFHEAGTVDLLIGAEIFYQILERERIPLRTNSLTLQDSKFGWLVTGKIDQICLININTTPDSDESYGKTSKANQCAIEEKQALQHFQNTVTRNHEGRFVLQLPVKSEVRNLGQSVGIATSRFMNIEARLQRDSTLRTEYLKFMKEYLTMGHMRLAPDETRIPERSFYLPHHAVFKSSSLTSKTRIVFDESAKTTTGLSLNDVLMRGPTTQDDIFSILTRFRKHQYVITADIEKMFRQISVAEQDWDLQRILWRSDPSEALRTYQLVTVTYGTTPASFMSTQCLTSLAQDMEKRLPRASKTIIRDFYMDDLMTGGETQEECVQLHKEIISILDSARLPLRKWCSNSSHVLKQIGRDVRDPLFTLDIGDDETIKSLGLSWTPYADDFRFYVTRTVDVDKVTKRTLLSDLNKVFDSLGFLAPVIIKGKIFLQQLWQLKIDWDTPLQDDIKQRWQQYYTQIENLKDLSIPRKAKPGTPDMFELHGFCDASIEAYGACVYVRYLGQEGKWQSRLLCSKTRVAPLKSATIPRLELSGALLLVQLSVRVSQSWGIEVKQFKLWSDSMVVLGWLNSETSRLKTYVANRVEQILEGTDVSQWRYINTKDNPADIISRGIDVQELARSVMWWNGPSYLSLPETQWSHPTIKLTPCYELPEQRPVKLVLVAIEESMDIINAYSNWRALVRAVAWLSRFYNYLKNKRSIQVQGFLTLKEIKSAEVIILKRTQGDAFHDELRQLKLGRDIARNSPLKTLNPFLKDGLILVGGRLQNSNLRREQRHPVVLPYNHKITRLIFQAHHQKMLHCGPQLLLSEIRNLYWPLKGRLVARSTTLHCVQCTRAKPTFQTPLMAPLPKQRVQYSRLFTITRVDFAGPLTIRSGVRGRANMKAWIALFICFATKAIHIEAVEE; from the coding sequence ATGAGCTGCCTCAGATCAACAGAAAGTTTTGAATTTGACGTTCAGTCTCAAATTGAACTTTTATCGGATGACGCGACGCTAGAGAACAAAGAACGCAATTCATTTGAGATGGAATACTACAGTATTAGATCGCAAATAAAGGAAATTGTCAACGTTCAAAATTCCCAAGCCACAACATTAATAAGCAATCAATTTGTAGAGTTACCACATTATTCTAACCATGCTCGGCTACCACCTATTTCACTCCCAACATTTGATGGCAATATACAAGAATGGGAATCGTTTTTTGACTTCTTCAAGGCCACAGTGCACAATGAGGACGCATATCCTCCAGCTCAGACGTTTTCATATTTACGTTCATCATTAGTCGGTGCGGCATTGGACGTCATAAGAGCGATTCCGATGACTGAGGCAAATTACGACATTGCCTTGAAAAGATTAAAACAGCGTTATGAAAATAAGAGCATGATTATTCAGTCTCATATACGTGCTTTATTAGATTGTCCACAGGTAGAGTCTACCTCTGCAGGTGAACtgcaatcattgcattcaagGGTTGCATCTCATACTGTGGCATTAGAGGCGTTAGGCCAACCTGTAGTACAGTGGGATGCGTGGCTTGTGACCATTATACTCAGAAAGCTCGATCATGCAACAGCCCAAGAATGGCAACTACGACGTAAGGATACTCAGCTGCCCACATATAAGGAACTAGAGGAATTTCTTGCTAGTTGGTGTGTGGCTCTTGAAAGCACAGAAGCATTCATGAATAAGAACGAACTGAAGAAGAAGTCAAGCATTAATCATCTTGGAAAAAGGGTAACTTTGGCAGCAATAGAGACTAAATCAGAGAAATGCGCATGCTGCTCTCAAACGCATAGGATTTATGCATGCAAAAAGTTTAAGGACTTGCCCCAATCAGAACGTATTAACGTTGTACGGTCTGCTCGGATGTGTTTCAATTGTTTGAGTTCATATCATATGGCACCCCAGTGTCAATCGAAATCCACTTGTCAAGTTTGCAGAGGTAAGCACAATACGTTGCTGCATTTTGAAAAATCAAGTCAAGGTGAAACTTCGGGGGCAGTACACAGAGGGAAACCTCATGATGAGGACGATTCGGTTAACAGCGAGCAAGTTGGTAGTGAGGCAATACAAGCTCATTCGTATATAGCAGCCAGACCTAAGCATAGCCATATATTTCTATCAACCGCTGAAGTATTGGTGACAGACAGTAAGGGCTGCAAACGTAAATGCAGAGCAGTCTTGGACAGTGGGTCCATGATAAATTTTGCCTCCAGGAGTCTTTTAAACGCACTACAACTTCCTACAAGGAAAACTGAATTGCCAATCAGAGGTGTGGGAGCAAGTCAAATCCAGTCCGTAGCTCTAGTAAACATTCAAGTGGATTCAAGGGTCGGCAAATTCCAAGCAAGATTACCGTTTTACGTGTTACCAACAGTGGTAGGCGATCTCCCTTCATGTCCAACACCAAGGGATGGCTGGGACATCCCTCAGGATCTAATATCCAAATTAGCAGATACCAAGTTTCATGAGGCCGGAACAGTAGATCTTCTCATAGGAGCagagatattttatcaaatattggaAAGGGAGCGCATTCCGTTAAGGACCAACAGTCTAACCCTACAAGACAGCAAATTTGGCTGGCTTGTAACCGGGAAAATTGATCAAATTTGTCTCATTAATATAAACACAACACCGGATAGCGATGAGTCATATGGAAAAACATCTAAGGCAAACCAATGCGCAATCGAGGAAAAACAAGCTCTGCAACACTTTCAGAACACAGTTACAAGGAATCACGAAGGTCGTTTTGTTCTACAGCTACCAGTAAAGTCAGAAGTTCGAAATCTAGGACAAAGTGTCGGCATAGCTACTTCTAGATTCATGAATATTGAAGCACGATTACAACGGGATTCAACTTTACGGACAGAGTACCTAAAATTTATGAAGGAATATTTGACTATGGGTCACATGCGGTTGGCTCCGGATGAAACAAGGATTCCTGAACGTTCCTTTTATCTGCCACATCACGCCGTATTTAAGAGTTCGAGTCTAACTTCAAAGACAAGGATAGTCTTTGATGAGTCAGCCAAGACAACTACTGGACTGTCTCTTAATGATGTTCTAATGCGAGGACCAACTACACAAGATGATATCTTCTCTATCCTCACTAGATTTCGGAAGCATCAGTATGTCATCACAGCGGACATTGAGAAGATGTTCCGTCAAATTTCCGTGGCCGAGCAAGATTGGGACTTACAAAGGATTCTTTGGCGCAGCGATCCAAGCGAGGCCCTACGTACCTATCAGCTGGTCACCGTAACGTATGGTACTACTCCAGCCTCATTTATGAGCACGCAGTGCCTAACATCACTAGCACAAGACATGGAAAAACGACTCCCACGTGCTTCTAAGACCATAATACGAGACTTCTACATGGATGATCTCATGACTGGCGGTGAAACGCAAGAGGAATGTGTACAACTGCACAAAGagattatttcaattttagattctgcaaGACTACCACTTCGTAAATGGTGTTCCAATTCTTCTCATGTCTTAAAACAGATAGGAAGGGACGTCAGAGATCCCTTGTTCACACTAGATATAGGAGACGACGAAACCATAAAATCTTTAGGTTTAAGTTGGACACCATATGCAGATGACTTCCGATTCTACGTCACCAGAACGGTTGACGTCGACAAGGTAACCAAGAGAACGTTGCTTTCGGATCTGAATAAGGTTTTTGACTCTCTTGGATTTCTTGCTCCGGTAATTATAAAGGGAAAAATATTCCTTCAGCAATTGTGGCAGCTTAAAATAGATTGGGATACGCCACTCCAAGACGACATAAAGCAAAGGTGGCAACAGTATTACACGCAAATCGAAAATTTAAAGGATCTATCCATCCCAAGGAAGGCCAAGCCTGGTACGCCTGATATGTTTGAACTACATGGATTCTGTGATGCTTCAATTGAGGCTTACGGCGCTTGTGTCTACGTACGATATCTTGGTCAAGAAGGTAAATGGCAATCAAGACTTCTCTGTTCAAAAACAAGAGTAGCTCCATTAAAAAGTGCCACCATTCCACGTCTAGAGTTAAGTGGAGCGCTATTACTCGTTCAATTGTCTGTTAGAGTATCGCAGTCCTGGGGTATAGAGGTAAAGCAATTTAAACTTTGGTCTGACTCTATGGTGGTGCTTGGTTGGTTGAATAGTGAAACAAGTAGACTCAAGACGTATGTTGCCAACAGGGTAGAGCAAATATTGGAAGGAACAGATGTATCTCAGTGGCGATATATAAACACCAAGGATAACCCAGCAGATATAATATCCCGTGGGATTGACGTACAAGAGCTGGCACGAAGTGTGATGTGGTGGAATGGTCCATCCTACCTCAGCTTACCTGAAACTCAATGGTCACATCCAACAATTAAACTAACACCATGCTATGAACTCCCAGAACAACGCCCAGTCAAATTGGTTTTGGTTGCAATCGAGGAGTCAATGGACATTATCAACGCGTATTCGAATTGGCGGGCACTTGTTCGTGCAGTTGCCTGGTTGTCACGGTTTTACAATTACCTCAAAAACAAGAGATCAATACAAGTTCAAGGATTCCTGACACTAAAAGAGATCAAATCGGCCgaagttataattttgaaaagaaCACAAGGCGATGCATTCCATGATGAATTGAGACAGTTGAAACTAGGAAGAGACATTGCGCGAAACAGCCCGCTGAAGACACTTAATCCATTCCTGAAAGATGGGTTAATCCTAGTTGGAGGTCGgttacaaaattcaaatttgagaAGGGAACAAAGACACCCAGTAGTGCTGCCATATAACCATAAAATCACTAGGTTAATTTTCCAAGCTCACCATCAGAAGATGCTTCACTGCGGACCACAACTTTTACTTTCAGAGATCCGCAATCTGTATTGGCCACTGAAGGGTAGATTAGTAGCACGTTCAACTACACTACATTGCGTCCAATGCACCAGAGCCAAACCTACCTTTCAAACTCCCTTGATGGCACCACTCCCGAAGCAGAGAGTACAGTATTCTAGACTATTCACTATAACTAGAGTAGATTTCGCCGGACCCTTGACCATAAGAAGTGGCGTTCGTGGAAGAGCAAACATGAAGGCTTGGATAGcgctttttatttgttttgctaCCAAGGCCATACATATTGAGGCTGTAGAGGAATAA
- the LOC115033214 gene encoding zinc finger protein 3-like, translating to MKNLSDDAAPVCNPILLPHQRHSDIETSMLVEKVDGAYYHSCIQMCLWTHTGEKPYICDICGQAFSRSSTLTEHTWTHTGEKPFKCGICDQAFSRSSTLTAHTRRHTGEKPFKCDICDQTFTQLSTLTFHIRTHTGEKPYICDICGKAFSQSQNLTRHTRTHTGEKPFKCGTCGRAFSLLQSLKTHERSHTGETPFKCVICGQAFSYLQSLNRHKKTHTG from the exons ATGAAGAACCTTTCTGATGATGCTGCGCCCGTGTGCAACCCAATACTTCTGCCACACCAGAGACATAGTGACATTGAGACCAGCATGCTGGTGGAGAAGGTGGATGGAGCGTATTACCATAGTTGTATACAGATGTGCCTTTG GACACACACCGGAGAAAAGCCATACATATGCGATATCTGTGGTCAAGCGTTTTCTCGTTCATCAACTTTAACAGAGCATACATGGACACACACCGGAGAAAAACCATTCAAATGTGGTATCTGTGATCAAGCGTTTTCTCGTTCATCAACTTTAACAGCGCATACAAGGAGACACACCGGAGAAAAACCATTCAAATGTGATATCTGTGATCAAACGTTTACTCAATTATCAACTTTAACATTTCACATAAGGACACACACCGGAGAAAAGCCATACATATGCGATATCTGTGGTAAAGCATTTTCTCAATCACAAAATTTAACAAGGCATACAAGGACACACACCGGAGAAAAACCATTCAAATGTGGTACCTGTGGTCGAGCGTTTTCTCTCTTACAATCTTTAAAAACACACGAAAGGTCACACACAGGAGAAACACCATTCAAGTGTGTTATCTGTGGTCAAGCGTTTTCTTATTTACAATCTTTAAACAGACACAAAAAGACACACACCGGATAA